In Colletotrichum destructivum chromosome 8, complete sequence, the following proteins share a genomic window:
- a CDS encoding Putative NTF2-like domain superfamily protein: MNGTTAPQTLKDLPEIYCRAWAARDPSPLLALFAPDAVMTDHGAQIHVPYAFLERHHRHWNGAHKDFEVYLDPRYPVYWGAETDAGGSGNNNGYCSFRTVNRGVFVNDLGRRKATGLPFEYSGVIDLKLRGGKIVQADEWLRVPFEDSVSPDKYITISEESLKGVMRKELHKDD; encoded by the coding sequence ATGAACGGCACAACCGCCCCTCAAACCCTCAAAGATCTCCCCGAGATCTACTGCCGCGCCTGGGCCGCCCGCGACCCCTCCCcgctcctcgccctcttcgccccGGACGCCGTCATGACCGACCACGGCGCCCAGATCCACGTGCCCTACGCCTTCCTCGAGCGCCACCACCGGCACTGGAACGGCGCGCACAAGGACTTCGAGGTCTATCTCGACCCGCGGTACCCCGTCTACTGGggggccgagacggacgccggcggcagcggcaacaacaacggctACTGCAGCTTCCGCACCGTCAACCGGGGCGTCTTTGTCAACGACCTCGGACGGCGCAAGGCCACGGGCTTGCCGTTCGAGTACTCGGGCGTCATCGATTTGAAGCTCAGGGGCGGCAAGATCGTGCAGGCGGACGAGTGGTTAAGGGTTCCGTTCGAGGATAGCGTGTCGCCAGACAAGTACATCACCATCTCCGAGGAGAGTCTGAAAGGCGTCATGAGAAAGGAACTTCACAAGGATGACTGA
- a CDS encoding Putative phytanoyl-CoA dioxygenase — MSGATWQKDFEKNGFAVIPSVIPRDKAAHYQNQAFAWLQSFDNPALDLANLATWTPGNLPFISGINTFNHYGVVHEKFMWDIRQEQGVIDVFAKVWGTDELIVSFDALNITLPRRPDHAPRQKWPHVDQSPYRKGLECVQGIVNLSRAGPEDGGLTVYPGTHKVTESFFRDHTDRAQWTRKDFFNYTPEQIAWFEEQGYREHKVVAEPGDLIIWDSRLIHYGAEPTPESDTIRTITYVSYAPASFATKEALGAKKQAFEKWLATTHWPHDNIVPRTNQPTLPDGSVDARRSEPREKPELTDKLLKLAGVEAY; from the coding sequence ATGTCGGGAGCCACTTGGCAGAAGGATTTCGAGAAGAACGGCTTCGCCGTCATTCCGTCCGTGATACCTCGCGACAAGGCCGCCCACTACCAAAACCAAGCCTTCGCCTGGCTCCAGTCATTCGACAACCCTGCTTTGGACTTGGCCAACCTCGCGACATGGACACCCGGCAATCTGCCCTTTATCTCCGGGATCAACACCTTCAACCACTACGGCGTCGTCCACGAGAAGTTCATGTGGGACATCCGCCAAGAGCAAGGCGTCATTGACGTCTTCGCCAAAGTCTGGGGCACCGACGAGCTCATCGTCTCGTTCGACGCGCTGAACATCACGCTCCCAAGAAGGCCGGACCATGCGCCCCGGCAGAAGTGGCCGCACGTCGACCAGAGCCCGTACAGAAAGGGACTGGAGTGCGTGCAAGGGATCGTGAACCTGTCCAGGGCAGGGCCCGAAGACGGCGGGTTGACGGTGTATCCGGGAACCCACAAGGTCACCGAGTCGTTCTTCCGCGATCATACCGACAGGGCCCAGTGGACGAGGAAGGACTTCTTCAACTACACGCCGGAGCAGATCGCATGGTTCGAGGAGCAGGGGTATCGAGAGCACAAGGTGGTCGCGGAGCCGGGCGACTTGATCATTTGGGATTCGCGGCTGATTCACTACGGCGCGGAGCCTACACCCGAAAGCGATACCATCCGGACTATCACGTACGTGTCGTATGCGCCGGCCTCCTTTGCGACGAAGGAAGCCCTGGGTGCGAAGAAGCAGGCCTTTGAGAAGTGGCTGGCCACAACACATTGGCCGCACGACAACATCGTTCCGAGGACGAACCAACCGACTCTTCCGGACGGATCAGTCGACGCCAGAAGATCGGAGCCTCGGGAGAAGCCCGAGTTGACTGACAAGTTGCTGAAGCTGGCCGGAGTCGAGGCATACTAG
- a CDS encoding Putative MFS transporter superfamily, with amino-acid sequence MGLFTKKAPEEHVTADPATPAYDEKTGEHPGDRSSDDEPIGKNVQAGVAKVEAMTAVWTKRDLIAAYVLIWLFYVVTSIQEVSMRVLSPFVTSSFAFHSLTATTGVMSTLIAGLIKLPLAKILDTWGRPQGLSLMLISWILGFIMMAACKNVETYAAAQVFYAVGSQGISYCITIFIADTSSLKSRALMLSFATSPYIFTTWAAGPITNSILKKNGIGWRWGMGMWSIVAPAVVGPLVLLFLWNQHKAKKMGIIDGRGSIRNISATKVVKFLVDVDALGILILAAGMAFFLLPFNIFSYQTEGWRSPMIIAFIVIGFCLIIGFVVYEKFLAPVTFIPYKLLLDRTVFFGGLMFVFVFFNSAVWGSFFNSMLMVVWNTTVEEATYISNIYRTGSCFFSIIISALIYKTGRFKPFALYFLVPLMMLGVGLMIHFRQPDQPVGYIIMTQIFVAFAGGPIVICGEMAMLSPSDHQHVAVIMAILDLFGSIGSTVGYTVATAIWTSTFKKNITKYTPPGTPVDTIYGDLITQLSYEVGSPERIGIQHAYGDSQRIMLITSVCFLVGALGCVAMWRNINVKTIKQVRGNVV; translated from the exons ATGGGGCTTTTCACCAAGAAGGCTCCTGAGGAGCATGTCACCGCCGACCCGGCGACGCCCGCCtacgacgagaagacgggcgagcACCCCGGCGACCGGTCCAGCGATGATGAGCCTATCGGAAAGAATGTTCAGGCCGGTGTtgccaaggtcgaggccatgaCTGCTGTCTGGACCAAGCGCGATCTGATTGCCGCCTACGTTCT CATTTGGCTCTTCTACGTTGTCACCTCTATCCAGGAAGTCTCCATGCGTGTCTTGTCGCCCTTCGTCACCAGTAGCTTTGCCTTCCACTCGCTGACGGCGACTACCGGCGTCATGTCGACTCTTATCGCTGGTCTCATCAAGCTGCCTCTGGCTAAGATCCTTGACACTTGGGGCCGTCCCCAGGGCCTCAGCTTGATGCTCATCAGCTGGATCCTTGGCTTTATCATGATGGCTGCCTGCAAGAATGTCGAGACCTACGCCGCTGCCCAGGTTTTCTACGCTGTCGG ATCCCAGGGCATTAGCTACTGCATCACCATCTTCATCGCTGACACTTCGAGCCTCAAGAGCAGAGCTCTCATGCTCTCCTTTGCGACTTCCCCGTACATCTTCACCACCTGGGCCGCCGGTCCCATCACCAACAGTATCCTCAAGAAGAACGGCATTGGCTGGCGCTGGGGCATGGGCATGTGGTCCATTGTGGCTCCTGCCGTTGTTGGGCCTCTCGTTCTGCTCTTCCTCTGGAACCAGCacaaggcgaagaagatgggcaTCATTGACGGCCGTGGATCCATCAGGAACATTTCTGCCACCAAGGTTGTCAagttcctcgtcgacgtcgacgctcTCGGCATCTTGATCCTCGCCGCTGGCAtggccttcttccttttgCCGTTCAACATCTTCTCGTACCAAACCGAAGGATGGCGGTCGCCCATGATCATTGCtttcatcgtcatcggcttCTGTCTCATCATTGGATTCGTCGTGTACGAGAAGTTCCTGGCACCCGTCACCTTCATCCCGTACAAGCTCCTGTTGGACAggaccgtcttcttcggcggcttGATGTttgtcttcgtcttcttcaactcgGCCGTCTGGGGTTCCTTCTTCAACTCGATGCTCATGGTTGTTTGGAACACgaccgtcgaggaggccaccTACATCAGCAACATTTACCGCACCGGCTcttgcttcttctccatcatcattTCGGCCCTGATCTACAAGACTGGACGCTTCAAGCCGTTTGCTCTGTACTTCCTCGTCCCGCTGATGATGCTCGGCGTCGGTTTGATGATTCACTTCCGCCAGCCCGATCAACCCGTCGGATACATCATCATGACGCAGATCTTCGTCGCCTTTGCTGGCGGTCCCATTGTTATCTGTGGTGAGATGGCTATGTTGTCGCCTTCCGACCACCAGCACGTTGCTGTCATCATGGCCATTCTCGATCTCTTTGGCAGCATCGGCAGCACTGTCGGTTAcaccgtcgccaccgccatctGGACCAGCACTTTCAAGAAGAACATCACCAAGTACACCCCACCCGGCACCCCCGTTGACACCATCTACGGCGACCTCATCACCCAGCTCAGCTACGAGGTCGGTAGCCCCGAGCGCATTGGTATTCAGCACGCCTACGGCGATTCTCAGCGCATCATGCTCATCACCAGTGTCTGCTTCCTGGTTGGCGCCTTGGGCTGCGTCGCCATGTGGCGCAACATCAACGTCAAGACGATCAAGCAGGTGCGCGGAAACGTCGTTTAG
- a CDS encoding Putative D-isomer specific 2-hydroxyacid dehydrogenase, NAD-binding domain-containing protein: MGDIPDQASPLAEDVLLLLLSAAENPAWTRRVSERFPGLQVRWVDSRKPGGGYTQPDEIPDAVWDGVTIFYSYLPASPSRMSKVRFVQVSSAGVDKWVDHEVYKNPDVAFCTTNGCQSPQIAEWVIGTWLSSQHHFLRYANNMKEGFWESPLAVEVEDSVNLRMGILGYGAIGRQCGKIAQAMGMEVYAYTRSERSTPASRKDDSYCIPGTGDPDGLIPTKWFHGASRESVNAFLAQDLDILVLGLPLTEETRGLFGREQFEILSRRRTFVSNIARGPLVQNDALIEALETGKIRAAALDVTDPEPLPKDHPLWRAPNIFITPHVSWRTKVHWERVLGLLEANLERLHTRQPLINVVNRSLHY, translated from the exons ATGGGTGATATTCCGGATCAAGCAAGCCccttggccgaggacgtgCTCCTACTGCtcctctcggcggcggagaaccCGGCGTGGACCCGGAGGGTCTCGGAGCGCTTCCCCGGCCTCCAAGTCCGCTGGGTCGATAGCCGgaagcccggcggcggctacaCCCAGCCAGACGAGATCCCGGATGCGGTGTGGGACGGCGTCACCATCTTTTACTCGTACCTGCCCGCGTCCCCGAGCCGCATGTCCAAGGTCCGCTTCGTGCAGGTGTCgtccgccggcgtcgacaagTGGGTGGACCACGAGGTCTATAAGAACCCGGACGTTGCCTTCTGCACGACGAACGGGTGCCAGTC GCCGCAGATCGCCGAATGGGTCATTGGAACCTGGCTATCAAGCCAGCATCACTTTTTGCGCTATGCCAACAACATGAAGGAGGGCTTCTGGGAGAGCCcgctggccgtcgaggtcgaggactCGGTCAACCTGCGGAT GGGCATCCTGGGCTACGGCGCCATCGGCCGCCAATGCGGCAAGATCGCGCAGGCGATGGGGATGGAGGTGTACGCCTACACGCGGAGCGAGCGGTCGACGCCCGCGTCCCGCAAGGACGACAGCTACTGCATccccggcaccggcgaccCGGACGGGCTGATTCCGACCAAGTGGTTCCACGGCGCGTCGAGGGAGTCCGTCAACGCCTTCCTGGCCCAggacctcgacatcctcgtcctGGGCCTGCCGCTGACCGAGGAGACCAGGGGGTTGTTCGGCAGGGAACAGTTCGAGATCCTGTCGAGGCGCAGGACCTTCGTCTCCAACATCGCCCGGGGCCCGCTGGTCCAGAACGACGCCCTcatcgaggccctcgagacGGGCAAGATCCGCGCCGCGGCGCTGGACGTGACGGATCCGGAGCCGCTTCCCAAGGACCACCCCTTGTGGAGGGCGCCCAACATCTTCATCACGCCCCATGTCAGCTGGAGGACGAAGGTGCATTGGGAGCGAGTGCTGGGTCTTCTGGAGGCGAACCTGGAGCGGCTTCACACGAGACAGCCTCTCATCAATGTTGTCAACAGGTCTCTGCACTACTAG